A single Glycine soja cultivar W05 chromosome 14, ASM419377v2, whole genome shotgun sequence DNA region contains:
- the LOC114385468 gene encoding KH domain-containing protein At2g38610-like, producing MSGLYNQISSPSTARANSPNINMRSNFEVESQYLTELLAEHQKLGPFMQVLPLCTRLLNQEILRVSGKNGLMQNQGLSDYDRVQFGSPKPNLMPSLDIQPNFTGWNSLSHEGLAGVQGLNVDWQTSPGVPSSHIVKRTLRLDIANDSYPNFNLVGRLLGPRGNSLKRVEATTGCRVFIRGKGSIKELDKEELLRGRPGYEHLNEPLHVLIEAELPVNVVDIRLRQAQEIIEELLKPMDESQDLHKRQQLRELAMLNSNFREDSPQLSGSPSTFNSN from the exons ATGTCTGGTTTGTACAATCAGATCTCCTCACCTTCAACAGCAAGGGCCAATTCACCAAACATAAACATGAGAAGCAATTTTGAGGTTGAAAG TCAGTACTTAACGGAGCTGCTAGCAGAACACCAGAAGCTTGGACCTTTCATGCAAGTCCTACCCTTGTGTACCAGGCTCTTAAATCAAG AGATTTTAAGGGTTTCTGGAAAGAATGGATTGATGCAGAACCAAGGGCTTAGTGACTATGACAGAGTGCAGTTTGGAAGCCCCAAACCCAATCTTATGCCTTCTTTAGACATACAACCTAATTTTACAGGCTGGAACAGCTTGTCACATGAA GGGTTAGCAGGAGTACAAGGACTAAACGTTGATTGGCAAACATCACCAGGTGTCCCAAGCTCTCACATTGTGAAGAGGACATTGCGCTTGGATATTGCTAATGATAGCTATCCAAAT TTCAATTTAGTTGGACGGCTTCTTGGCCCTAGGGGCAATTCACTGAAGCGAGTGGAGGCTACCACAGGTTGCCGTGTATTTATCAGAGGGAAAGGTTCAATAAAAGAACTAGATAAG GAAGAGTTGTTAAGGGGAAGGCCAGGCTATGAGCACTTGAATGAACCACTGCACGTTTTGATTGAGGCCGAATTACCTGTCAATGTTGTTGATATAAGGCTGAGGCAAGCACAAGAGATCATAGAAGAGCTACTCAAACCCATG GATGAGTCACAGGATCTCCACAAAAGGCAACAACTAAGAGAACTTGCTATGCTGAATTCCAATTTTAGAGAAGATAGCCCTCAACTCAGTGGTAGTCCCTCTACATTCAACTCCAATTAA
- the LOC114384181 gene encoding disease resistance protein At4g27190-like — translation MEDFVLSIVAKMVEYAVDPILHHAGYLCCFNNFARNLRKAKEELELTQDNMKKQVREATKRNEKIEPMVEKWLKDAEKVLEEVQLLEGRISEVSKCYFSRRCQYFLAKEIARKTEKMTQLNGNIKFEPFSRLTELQGMKYYSSKNFVLFKSIESTYNKLLEALKDKSVCMIGLCGIGGSGKTTLTKEVGKKAEDLQLFEKVVMVTVSQTPNIRSIQEQIADQLDFKLREDSNIGKARRLSERLRKGTTLVILDGVWGKLDFEAIGIPLNENNKGCEVLLTTRSRQVCTSMQCQSIIELNLLTGEEPWALFKLHANITDDSLDALKVVARNIVNECKGLPIAIVTVGSTLRGKTFEEWESALSRLEDSIPLDIPNGLTSPHVCLKLSYDNLTNQFAKSLLLLCSIFPENHEIDLEDLFRFRRGLEPFGTFGTMEKVRREMHVAVNILRDSCLLMHTSNKEKVKMHDIVRDVALWIASERGQPILASTATDPRMLVEDETIQDKKAISLWDLKNGQLLDDQLNCPTLQILLLHSSKVNFEVSNVYFERMKMLKILAFLTSSYKLKLSRFERRYTLSLPQSIESLKNLHTLCLRGYELGDISILERLQSLEILDLRGSCFDELPNGIVALKKLKLLDLYKCQIVNNNAYKVIGGCLQLQELYLHLYPHVKEFPHNVSFSRLRRYVIIQHHAESYPLHQQTDILEEHRLGRALCIDGFNASAQSFISLPIKDLFLRAEYLHLERLRGGYENVIPSFRDPEGMNQLIVLILKFCPEIECIFDNTIITNTNVFSCLVTLGLYDMDSLKEVFPRNSKLCCLKVLRIERCPMLTSLFMPSIVQTLEVLENLEISYCSELMHIIKEVEEGYVDYVSSQGHTSLMLPKLRRLVIYGCDRLEYILPMYFARRLVSLEELGIRDCNELKHVFGSEKEHHLSVYQHQSHHQTNIDINLYTLWLGSLPNLVGIWFDYCHTCLPNLKRLDCTECPRLSNFPMHKAMIDSDLQQDTTGMENEILWLVATTFNHLGDQMFSSELKVVLKSRYLDLSHLGVKGLFQFQMVELGINGVQVPLNLDLSILDLTNLPELKFIWKGPTNFLSLQMLEIIRVYGCPKLKTIFSPAIVRSLPMLRELDILNCEELEQIFDSSDAQELKSLYTCSQQVCFPKLYEVKVQECNKLKCLFYNFVVGHFPCLTFLTIQGCSKLEKVFAFECEYDDYGQEGTSKDGEQVLLENLKYILKSLPNFTEIHYKYKLKDHATQFIKEGPKYSPGKILYPFSRHNSYASDYNVK, via the exons ATGGAGGATTTCGTTCTTTCCATCGTAGCAAAGATGGTAGAATATGCAGTAGATCCAATTTTACACCATGCTGGATACTTGTGTTGTTTCAACAACTTTGctaggaatcttagaaaagcCAAAGAAGAATTGGAATTGACCCAAGACAACATGAAGAAACAAGTTAGAGAAGCCACTAAAAGGAATGAAAAAATTGAGCCAATGGTTGAAAAGTGGCTTAAAGATGCTGAGAAAGTCCTAGAAGAAGTACAACTGCTGGAAGGAAGAATTTCAGAAGTAAGCAAGTGCTATTTCAGTAGGAGATGCCAATATTTTCTAGCAAAAGAAATAGCAAGAAAAACAGAGAAAATGACTCAACTCAATGGTAACATCAAGTTTGAGCCATTTTCTAGGCTTACCGAACTTCAAGGCATGAAGTACTATTCTTCcaaaaattttgttcttttcaaATCTATAGAATCAACTTACAACAAGCTTTTGGAAgcattaaaagataaaagtgtttgcATGATTGGACTATGTGGAATAGGGGGCTCGGGAAAAACTACTTTGACAAAAGAGGTGGGTAAGAAAGCTGAGGATTTACAACTTTTTGAGAAGGTTGTAATGGTAACTGTCTCTCAAACTCCAAATATTAGAAGCATCCAAGAACAAATTGCTGATCAGTTAGATTTCAAGTTAAGGGAGGACTCAAACATAGGTAAAGCACGAAGGCTATCAGAGAGATTAAGAAAAGGCACAACTCTTGTAATCTTGGATGGTGTATGGGGAAAGCTAGACTTTGAAGCTATAGGTATTCCACtcaatgaaaacaacaaaggTTGTGAAGTACTCCTAACAACTCGGAGCAGACAAGTATGCACTTCTATGCAGTGCCAAAGTATAATTGAGCTCAATCTCTTAACTGGAGAGGAACCTTGGGCTTTGTTCAAATTGCATGCAAACATAACTGATGACTCCCTTGATGCTTTGAAAGTCGTGGCAAGAAATATTGTTAATGAATGTAAGGGATTGCCTATTGCAATTGTGACGGTGGGAAGCACGCTAAGGGGGAAAACTTTTGAAGAGTGGGAGTCAGCATTGTCAAGACTAGAAGATTCAATACCATTGGATATTCCAAACGGTTTAACAAGTCCTCATGTTTGTCTTAAATTAAGTTATGATAATTTGACAAATCAATTTGCCAAgtccttgttgttgttgtgttctATATTTCCTGAGAATCATGAAATTGATTTGGAAGATTTATTTCGATTTAGAAGGGGACTGGAGCCATTTGGGACTTTTGGAACAATGGAGAAAGTGAGGAGGGAGATGCATGTAGCCGTTAACATCCTAAGAGATTCTTGTTTGCTGATGCACACCAGTAATAAAGAGAAGGTGAAAATGCATGATATAGTTCGTGATGTGGCCTTGTGGATAGCATCTGAAAGGGGTCAACCAATTTTGGCTAGTACTGCAACGGATCCAAGAATGTTGGTAGAGGATGAAACCATACAAGACAAGAAAGCAATATCCTTATGGGATTTGAAAAATGGTCAACTTCTTGATGATCAATTGAATTGCCCAACCCTTCAAATTCTCTTACTTCATTCTTCAAAGGTCAACTTTGAAGTATCAAATGTGTATTTTGAAAGGATGAAAATGCTTAAAATCCTGGCATTCTTAACATCTAGCTATAAGTTGAAGTTGTCTAGGTTTGAGAGACGGTACACTTTGTCACTGCCACAGTCAATTGAGTCATTAAAAAATCTCCATACTCTATGCTTAAGAGGTTATGAATTAGGTGACATCTCCATTTTGGAAAGACTACAATCACTGGAGATTCTTGACTTGCGTGGTTCTTGTTTTGATGAGTTGCCTAATGGAATTGTAGCATTAAAGAAATTGAAGCTTCTAGATTTGTACAAATGTCAGATTGTAAACAATAATGCTTACAAAGTTATAGGAGGATGTTTGCAGCTACAAGAATTGTATTTGCATTTATACCCACATGTAAAGGAATTCCCGCATAATGTTTCTTTCTCAAGATTGCGGAGGTATGTTATAATACAACATCATGCTGAATCATACCCACTACACCAGCAGACTGACATTTTGGAAGAGCATAGACTTGGTAGAGCTTTATGCATTGATGGTTTTAATGCCTCTGCTCAAAGTTTTATATCATTACCAATTAAGGATCTCTTTTTAAGAGCAGAGTACCTTCATTTGGAGCGCCTTCGCGGAGGTTACGAAAATGTAATACCATCCTTTAGAGATCCAGAAGGCATGAATCAATTGATTGTTCTAATACTCAAATTTTGTCCAGAGATAGAATGCATCTTTGACAATACTATCATTACCAACACCAATGTGTTCTCTTGCCTAGTTACCTTAGGCTTGTATGATATGGATAGCCTAAAAGAAGTGTTTCCAAGGAACTCAAAGCTATGTTGTCTCAAGGTCTTGAGAATAGAAAGGTGCCCAATGCTAACTTCCCTCTTCATGCCATCCATTGTCCAAACTCTAGAGGTGCTAGAGAATCTAGAAATATCTTACTGCAGTGAATTGATGCACATAATAAAAGAAGTTGAAGAAGGGTATGTTGACTATGTTAGCAGTCAAGGTCATACCTCTTTGATGCTCCCAAAATTAAGGAGACTTGTTATATATGGATGTGACAGATTGGAATATATACTCCCTATGTATTTTGCACGAAGGCTAGTAAGTTTGGAAGAACTGGGGATTCGAGATTGCAACGAGTTGAAGCATGTATTTGGTAGTGAAAAGGAACACCATCTTTCAGTGTACCAACACCAGAGTCACCATCAGACTAATATTGACATAAATTTGTATACTCTTTGGTTGGGTTCATTACCAAACCTCGTTGGAATTTGGTTTGATTACTGCCATACATGTTTGCCAAATTTGAAAAGGTTAGACTGCACTGAGTGTCCAAGATTGTCTAATTTTCCTATGCATAAGGCAATGATTGATTCAGATCTACAGCAAGACACAACTGGAATg GAGAATGAAATACTATGGCTGGTTGCCACCACATTCAACCATTTAGGCGATCAAATGTTTTCCTCAGAACTTAAAGTTGTCCTCAAATCTAGATACCTTGATTTGTCTCATCTTGGAGTAAAAGGTCTTTTTCAATTCCAAATGGTAGAACTTGGGATCAATGGAGTGCAAGTTCCCTTAAACTTGGATCTATCTATTCTTGACTTGACTAATCTACCTGAGCTCAAGTTCATATGGAAGGGCCCCACAAATTTTCTAAGCCTTCAAATGCTTGAAATTATTCGTGTGTATGGATGTCCAAAATTGAAAACCATTTTCTCCCCTGCCATTGTTAGAAGCTTACCAATGTTAAGGGAACTGGATATATTGAACTGTGAGGAATTAGAACAAATATTTGATTCAAGTGATGCACAGGAACTCAAAAGCCTATATACTTGTTCCCAACAAGTATGCTTCCCAAAACTCTACGAAGTTAAAGTTCAAGAGTGCAATAAGTTGAAAtgccttttttataattttgtggtGGGTCATTTTCCCTGTCTAACATTTTTGACGATACAAGGGTGCTCTAAATTAGAGAAAGTTTTTGCTTTTGAATGTGAATATGATGATTATGGTCAAGAAGGAACTAGCAAGGATGGAGAACAAGTACTGCtagaaaacttaaaatatatacTCAAAAGTTTGCCAAACTTCACTGAGATTCACTACAAATATAAGTTAAAAGATCATGCTACACAATTTATAAAGGAGGGTCCTAAATATTCTCCAGGTAAAATTCTATATCCTTTTTCTAGGCACAATTCTTATGCCTCAGATTACAATGTTAAGTGA